Proteins from a genomic interval of Pseudomonas anuradhapurensis:
- a CDS encoding sigma-70 family RNA polymerase sigma factor: MHDLDDHQWRELLARLRRFAVWLTREPGSADDLVQATVERALSRRGQQRDADALRAWLFTILYRLFLDGKRRERLHARWLSWFGRGERDEEPVGDNLEAIVQAQADLQAFARLTAEQRALLLLVTVEGLSYKEAAEALGIPIGTVMSRLSRARNALRQLTEGDPQPPALRRLK, translated from the coding sequence ATGCACGACCTGGACGACCACCAGTGGCGCGAACTGCTTGCCCGCCTGCGCCGCTTTGCCGTGTGGCTGACCCGCGAGCCGGGCAGCGCCGATGACCTGGTGCAGGCCACGGTCGAGCGGGCCCTGAGCCGGCGCGGTCAACAGCGTGACGCCGATGCGCTGCGCGCCTGGCTGTTCACCATTCTTTATCGGCTGTTTCTCGACGGTAAACGTCGCGAGCGCCTGCATGCACGCTGGCTGTCCTGGTTTGGCCGGGGCGAACGTGATGAAGAGCCGGTTGGCGACAACCTCGAGGCCATCGTCCAGGCCCAGGCCGACCTGCAGGCGTTTGCCCGGTTGACGGCGGAGCAGCGTGCCTTGCTGCTGCTGGTGACTGTCGAAGGCCTGAGCTACAAGGAGGCCGCCGAGGCGCTTGGCATCCCCATCGGCACCGTGATGTCGCGCCTGTCGCGCGCACGCAATGCCTTGCGCCAACTGACCGAGGGTGACCCCCAGCCACCAGCCTTGCGGAGACTGAAATGA
- a CDS encoding anti-sigma factor family protein, giving the protein MTRLIPSEDELHAYVDERLEPARRAEVQAWLAANPQAAAKVEGWRADARRLRAALAGFADLPAAAQLDLDRLQQQVRQRRQRHWATAAVLLLALGVGGLGGWQVREATLAQAMLPMADAVQAHRLFAGSEALDIQASDPAQLRAWLGRHFNRVGQLPDLAGYGFKPLGARLLSNEQGPAALLVFEDGKGQRISLFLRSPGEQYRRMPDGQRVDGQLQARYWSHGAYNFALVSAADDVRGAGVGEALRLGL; this is encoded by the coding sequence ATGACGCGCCTGATCCCCAGCGAAGACGAATTGCACGCTTATGTCGATGAGCGCCTGGAGCCTGCGCGCCGCGCCGAAGTGCAGGCCTGGCTGGCGGCCAACCCGCAGGCAGCGGCCAAGGTCGAGGGCTGGCGTGCCGATGCCCGCCGCTTGCGCGCGGCGTTGGCCGGCTTTGCCGACCTGCCTGCGGCGGCGCAACTGGACCTGGACCGGTTGCAGCAGCAAGTACGCCAGCGCCGTCAGCGCCACTGGGCCACGGCGGCGGTGCTGTTGCTGGCACTGGGGGTGGGCGGGCTGGGCGGTTGGCAGGTGCGCGAGGCGACCCTGGCGCAGGCGATGCTGCCGATGGCCGATGCGGTGCAGGCGCACCGCCTGTTTGCCGGCAGCGAGGCGCTGGATATCCAGGCCAGCGACCCGGCGCAGTTGCGCGCCTGGCTGGGCCGGCATTTCAACCGCGTGGGCCAGTTGCCGGACCTGGCAGGGTATGGTTTCAAACCGCTGGGCGCGCGCCTGCTCAGCAATGAGCAAGGGCCGGCGGCGCTACTGGTGTTCGAGGATGGCAAGGGGCAGCGCATCAGCCTGTTCCTGCGTTCACCGGGCGAGCAGTACCGGCGCATGCCGGATGGGCAGCGGGTGGATGGCCAGCTGCAGGCGCGGTACTGGTCGCACGGGGCGTACAACTTTGCCTTGGTCAGCGCCGCGGACGATGTGCGCGGCGCTGGGGTGGGGGAGGCGTTGCGCTTGGGGTTGTGA
- the xthA gene encoding exodeoxyribonuclease III — translation MKIVCFNINGLRARPHQLAALIEKHQPDVIGLQETKVSDDQFPQADVQALGYHVHYHGQKGHYGVALLSRQAPLSLHKGFATDEEDAQRRFIWGTFADADGNPITIMNGYFPQGESRDHPTKFPAKQRFYGDLQALLEGQFRNDQPLLVMGDMNISPQDCDIGIGPDNAKRWLKTGKCSFLPEEREWLERLKGWGLVDSFRHLHPDVADRFSWFDYRSRGFEDEPKRGLRIDLIMASQHLVPRLKAAGVDYELRGMEKPSDHAPIWLELS, via the coding sequence ATGAAGATCGTCTGTTTCAACATCAACGGCCTGCGAGCCCGCCCGCACCAGCTGGCGGCGCTGATCGAAAAGCACCAGCCGGACGTGATCGGCCTGCAGGAAACCAAGGTCAGCGACGATCAGTTCCCGCAGGCCGACGTGCAGGCACTGGGTTACCACGTGCATTACCACGGCCAGAAAGGCCATTATGGCGTCGCACTGCTGTCGCGCCAGGCGCCGCTGAGCCTGCACAAGGGCTTTGCCACCGATGAGGAAGACGCCCAGCGCCGCTTCATCTGGGGCACCTTCGCCGATGCCGACGGCAACCCGATCACCATCATGAACGGCTACTTTCCCCAAGGCGAGAGCCGCGACCACCCCACCAAATTCCCGGCCAAGCAGCGCTTCTACGGTGACCTGCAGGCACTGCTCGAAGGCCAGTTCCGCAACGACCAGCCACTGCTGGTGATGGGCGACATGAATATCTCGCCGCAGGACTGCGACATCGGCATCGGCCCGGACAATGCCAAGCGCTGGCTCAAGACCGGCAAATGCAGCTTCCTGCCGGAGGAGCGGGAGTGGCTTGAGCGCCTGAAGGGCTGGGGCCTGGTCGACAGCTTCCGCCACCTGCACCCGGACGTGGCCGACCGCTTCAGCTGGTTCGACTACCGCAGCCGTGGTTTCGAGGACGAACCCAAGCGCGGCCTGCGCATCGACCTGATCATGGCGTCGCAGCACCTGGTGCCACGGCTCAAGGCCGCCGGTGTGGACTACGAGCTGCGCGGGATGGAAAAGCCTTCGGACCATGCGCCGATCTGGCTGGAATTGAGCTGA
- a CDS encoding GNAT family N-acetyltransferase, which yields MPETTAAPARVCLLDDGYSREARSLLYNAYRHEPTFAYIFEAQRPGYERRLRVMVREWVRQHFYLQLPAIGLLLEDRLIALALIVPPLRRLGVADSWAWRLRMMLGTGLRCTRRYMDYQAALASCLPTDKVHVLPLLGVHPQFQGKQYGEQLLQAVHDWCAADASTQGVVLDTGNEHYLAFYQRQGYEEIGEVAVGPIRERVFFHPNPVSSDSAFA from the coding sequence ATGCCCGAAACCACTGCCGCTCCGGCGCGTGTCTGCCTGCTCGACGACGGCTACAGCCGTGAAGCGCGTTCACTGTTGTACAACGCCTATCGCCACGAACCGACCTTCGCCTATATCTTCGAGGCCCAGCGCCCGGGGTATGAGCGGCGCCTGCGGGTGATGGTGCGCGAGTGGGTGCGCCAGCACTTCTACCTGCAACTGCCGGCCATCGGCCTGCTGCTGGAGGACCGCCTGATCGCCCTGGCCCTGATCGTGCCGCCGCTACGGCGGTTGGGCGTGGCCGACAGCTGGGCCTGGCGCCTGCGCATGATGCTGGGCACCGGCCTGCGCTGCACCCGCCGCTACATGGACTACCAGGCGGCCCTGGCCAGCTGCCTGCCCACCGATAAGGTCCACGTACTGCCGCTGCTGGGGGTGCACCCGCAGTTTCAGGGCAAGCAGTATGGCGAGCAATTGTTGCAAGCCGTGCACGACTGGTGCGCTGCGGACGCCAGCACCCAGGGCGTGGTGCTGGACACCGGCAACGAGCACTACCTGGCGTTCTACCAGCGCCAGGGCTATGAAGAAATTGGAGAGGTGGCTGTAGGGCCAATCCGAGAGAGGGTGTTCTTTCATCCCAACCCGGTCTCTTCCGATTCTGCTTTCGCCTGA
- a CDS encoding autotransporter assembly complex protein TamA: MTYSGRLTWGLVIWAASFAAWGQSELLVKVKPANKALKANVEGYIGTVGDRDEEALLRFSRGAQEQARKAAQALGYYQAQIDTEVKPASAADRSPQLIISIDPGEPIRLRNVTVRIEGPASELKAFRVPDSKALRAGEQLNHGHYEDAKRLIQNQASRYGFFSGRFSRQRLAVDPQAGVADIELVYQSGPRYRLGAVTFGGDTPLDDDLLQRMVSFKPGTPYDSELVAELNNDLQSSGYFEGVRVDAAPTAAVGEEVPVDVHLQTRKPRTLGLGLGFSTDVGPRGKANWTRHWVNPQGHSYGWETELSAPRQNVGLWYDIPLDPPLTDKLRFAGGYQNEEIAGTDTLSKLLTVGPEWHSKLPSGWQRVISLKYQREEYRLGDDSGLSNLLMPGVSFSFLRSDNRIDPHNGYRLQFDVQAAKEGLVSDTNLLHGNVLLKGLTTLGHNHRLLGRVQFGGSATNGFKNNVPPSLRFFAGGDQSVRGYDYQTLSPKNSDGDRIGGRYLVAGSVEYQYSLTEKWRLATFVDQGNSFNDLELPSLKTGVGFGVRWVSPVGPLRLDLARALDDDGGIRLHFSMGPEL; the protein is encoded by the coding sequence ATGACGTATTCAGGAAGATTGACCTGGGGTCTGGTTATCTGGGCCGCCAGTTTCGCAGCATGGGGCCAGAGCGAGTTGCTGGTGAAGGTAAAACCGGCCAACAAAGCGCTCAAGGCCAATGTCGAAGGCTACATCGGTACCGTTGGCGACCGCGATGAAGAAGCGCTGCTGCGTTTCAGTCGCGGCGCCCAGGAGCAGGCGCGCAAAGCCGCACAGGCACTTGGCTACTATCAGGCCCAGATCGATACCGAGGTCAAGCCTGCCAGCGCGGCTGACCGTTCCCCGCAACTGATCATCAGCATCGACCCGGGCGAGCCGATTCGCCTGCGCAACGTGACCGTGCGCATCGAAGGCCCGGCCAGCGAGCTGAAGGCTTTTCGCGTGCCCGACAGCAAGGCGCTACGGGCAGGGGAACAACTCAACCATGGCCATTACGAAGATGCCAAACGGCTGATCCAAAACCAGGCGTCGCGCTATGGCTTCTTCAGTGGGCGCTTCAGCCGCCAGCGCCTGGCGGTCGACCCCCAGGCTGGCGTGGCCGACATCGAACTGGTCTACCAGAGCGGCCCACGCTACCGCCTGGGCGCCGTCACCTTTGGCGGCGACACCCCGCTGGACGATGACCTGCTGCAGCGCATGGTCTCGTTCAAGCCAGGTACACCCTACGACTCCGAGCTGGTCGCCGAACTGAACAACGACCTGCAGTCGAGCGGCTACTTCGAAGGTGTGCGGGTGGATGCGGCGCCCACCGCGGCCGTCGGAGAGGAAGTCCCGGTGGATGTCCACCTGCAGACACGCAAACCGCGCACCCTGGGCCTGGGCCTGGGTTTCTCGACCGACGTTGGCCCTCGTGGCAAGGCCAACTGGACCCGCCACTGGGTCAACCCGCAAGGCCACAGCTATGGCTGGGAAACCGAACTGTCGGCCCCTCGGCAGAACGTCGGCCTGTGGTACGACATCCCGCTCGACCCGCCGCTGACCGACAAGCTGCGCTTTGCCGGCGGCTACCAGAACGAGGAAATCGCCGGCACCGATACGCTCAGTAAACTGCTGACGGTCGGCCCCGAGTGGCACAGCAAGCTGCCCAGCGGCTGGCAGCGGGTAATCTCGCTCAAATACCAGCGCGAGGAGTATCGCCTGGGCGACGATTCCGGGTTGAGCAACCTGCTGATGCCGGGCGTGAGCTTTTCCTTCTTGCGCAGTGACAACCGCATCGACCCGCACAACGGCTACCGCCTGCAGTTCGATGTGCAGGCCGCCAAGGAAGGGTTGGTTTCGGATACCAACCTGCTGCATGGCAACGTGCTGCTCAAGGGCCTGACCACCCTTGGTCACAACCACCGGCTGCTCGGCCGGGTGCAGTTCGGGGGCAGTGCAACCAATGGTTTCAAGAACAACGTGCCGCCGTCACTACGCTTTTTCGCCGGTGGCGACCAGAGCGTGCGCGGCTACGACTACCAGACCCTGTCGCCTAAAAACAGCGACGGCGACCGCATTGGTGGGCGCTACCTGGTAGCCGGCAGCGTCGAGTACCAGTATTCGCTGACCGAAAAGTGGCGCCTGGCGACCTTCGTCGACCAGGGCAACTCGTTCAACGACCTTGAGCTGCCGAGCCTGAAGACCGGCGTCGGCTTTGGTGTGCGCTGGGTATCGCCGGTCGGGCCGTTGCGCCTGGACCTGGCCAGGGCGCTGGATGACGACGGCGGCATTCGCCTGCACTTTTCCATGGGGCCCGAGCTGTGA